A stretch of Helicobacter pylori DNA encodes these proteins:
- a CDS encoding YhcH/YjgK/YiaL family protein: protein MAIFGELGSLGHLFKKTQELEILHAYLKEVMQKGSGANQRVLNLDPNTEFQTPLGHGIFSIEQSYCLEHAKESEKGFFESHRQYVDFQLIIKGVEGAKVADINRAVIKTPYDEKKDLIVYEPVSEASFLRLSAGMLAIFLESDAHALRFYGESFEKYREEPIFKAVVKMPKGLIKLKL from the coding sequence ATGGCTATTTTTGGGGAATTAGGCTCGCTTGGGCATTTGTTTAAAAAAACGCAAGAATTAGAAATTTTGCATGCGTATTTAAAAGAGGTCATGCAAAAGGGTAGTGGAGCGAATCAAAGGGTTTTAAACCTCGATCCTAATACAGAATTTCAAACGCCTTTAGGGCATGGCATTTTTAGCATAGAGCAGAGTTATTGTTTAGAGCATGCCAAAGAAAGCGAGAAAGGCTTTTTTGAAAGCCACCGACAATATGTGGATTTCCAATTGATCATTAAAGGCGTTGAGGGGGCTAAGGTGGCAGATATAAATAGGGCTGTCATTAAAACCCCTTATGATGAAAAAAAAGACTTGATCGTTTATGAGCCGGTTAGTGAAGCTTCTTTTTTGCGTTTGAGCGCGGGCATGCTGGCTATTTTTTTGGAAAGCGATGCGCATGCGTTGAGGTTCTATGGAGAGTCTTTTGAAAAATATAGGGAAGAGCCGATTTTTAAAGCGGTCGTTAAAATGCCTAAAGGATTGATCAAATTAAAATTATGA